The proteins below come from a single Alkaliphilus sp. B6464 genomic window:
- a CDS encoding nucleoside 2-deoxyribosyltransferase, whose product MKGYFASHFFNAAMFQWTEEIATLIEKETGLELYVPQRNKDINDKKNNDAEITDIKIADADLERLKESNVLICCIDGQSMDEGVMGEVGYFAALMDMQKDKPRTIIAIYTDMRQFGTGDNHLYRNLFITGVIRKRGSIVGGEPDKEDYKVTLIKEIKDFMIKYN is encoded by the coding sequence ATGAAAGGATATTTTGCATCACATTTTTTCAATGCTGCTATGTTTCAATGGACAGAAGAAATAGCGACACTGATCGAAAAAGAAACAGGTCTCGAACTTTATGTCCCTCAAAGAAATAAAGACATTAATGATAAAAAGAATAATGATGCTGAAATTACTGATATTAAGATTGCTGATGCTGATCTTGAAAGGCTAAAAGAATCAAATGTACTAATATGCTGTATAGATGGACAAAGTATGGATGAAGGAGTAATGGGGGAAGTAGGCTATTTTGCAGCATTAATGGATATGCAAAAAGATAAACCTAGAACCATAATCGCTATATATACAGATATGAGACAGTTTGGAACAGGTGATAACCATCTATATAGAAATCTATTTATTACTGGAGTTATTAGAAAGCGTGGATCAATTGTAGGAGGGGAACCTGATAAAGAAGATTATAAGGTTACTCTTATAAAAGAAATTAAGGACTTTATGATAAAGTATAATTAA
- a CDS encoding DUF2695 domain-containing protein translates to MGMSKAKKASKARKREIRERIKTEQIQAKERRIMKAEINRRFNNGQKTFHIPEDNYAFNDRIEDKDFKILSELAWRMFFTKLAELSSKNFNKITEDPFALSEQCLQAMGYKRDKIELILETFKKYGGHDDMEVMLNVYTILYSNESNENHLEYI, encoded by the coding sequence ATGGGTATGAGTAAGGCTAAGAAGGCTTCTAAGGCAAGAAAAAGAGAGATAAGAGAGAGAATTAAAACAGAGCAAATACAGGCTAAAGAAAGAAGAATTATGAAGGCAGAAATCAATAGACGGTTTAATAATGGACAAAAAACATTCCACATTCCTGAAGATAATTATGCTTTTAATGATAGAATTGAAGATAAGGATTTTAAAATTTTGTCTGAATTGGCATGGAGAATGTTTTTTACTAAATTGGCTGAACTATCCTCAAAAAATTTTAATAAAATCACCGAAGATCCTTTTGCTTTATCAGAGCAATGTTTACAGGCTATGGGATATAAAAGAGATAAGATTGAATTAATACTAGAAACATTTAAAAAATATGGTGGACATGATGATATGGAAGTTATGCTCAATGTTTACACTATACTATACAGCAATGAATCAAATGAAAATCATTTAGAATACATTTAA
- a CDS encoding RtcB family protein, whose amino-acid sequence MIVLEGKYNKAAVFTDNIGNEAISQIIELCNQRAFEESKIRIMPDCHAGAGCVIGFTADLGRKIVPNLIGVDIGCGLLTVPLGDIEINFEEMDNFIRNNIPHGFSVNNKAQKMSQEVEQRIEEIAKLTNSDLNRHILSLGSLGGGNHFCECGVDSQGIKYLVIHSGSRNFGLQIAKYYQDKAIEHCQSQINAITHEMNRNLGLLKQQGRVAEIQSTKEEYQKIMEVYKVPKNLSFLEGELAEQYKRDMEFAQKFAVENRISMAKRIVEFLGLDFDELESFTTIHNYISYEDNLIRKGAISAKKGEKVLIPINMRDGSILAVGKGNEEWNYSAPHGAGRLYSRGHSKELFSLEEYQETMKGIYSTSVNQSTIDEAPMAYKPIDEIIENTKETIDIIDIIRPLYNFKA is encoded by the coding sequence ATGATTGTTTTAGAAGGAAAGTATAATAAAGCAGCAGTATTTACAGATAATATCGGGAATGAGGCAATAAGTCAAATTATAGAGTTGTGCAATCAGAGGGCGTTTGAAGAAAGTAAAATCAGAATCATGCCTGATTGTCATGCAGGTGCAGGATGTGTGATTGGCTTTACGGCAGATTTAGGTCGTAAAATCGTACCTAATTTAATAGGCGTAGATATTGGATGTGGACTTTTAACTGTTCCTTTAGGCGATATAGAAATTAATTTTGAGGAGATGGATAATTTTATTAGAAACAATATTCCCCATGGTTTTTCTGTAAACAATAAGGCTCAAAAAATGTCTCAAGAAGTAGAGCAAAGAATAGAGGAAATTGCTAAATTGACCAATTCTGATCTTAATAGGCATATTCTAAGTTTGGGTTCATTGGGCGGGGGCAACCATTTTTGTGAATGTGGTGTTGATTCGCAAGGAATAAAGTATCTAGTAATTCATTCTGGTAGCAGAAATTTTGGATTGCAGATAGCAAAATATTATCAGGACAAGGCTATTGAACATTGTCAAAGTCAGATTAATGCTATAACTCATGAAATGAATCGTAATCTAGGATTATTAAAACAACAGGGTAGAGTTGCGGAAATTCAATCGACCAAAGAAGAATATCAAAAGATAATGGAAGTTTATAAAGTACCAAAAAACTTATCTTTTTTAGAGGGAGAATTAGCAGAACAATATAAGAGAGATATGGAGTTCGCACAAAAATTCGCAGTTGAAAATAGAATCTCCATGGCAAAGAGAATTGTGGAGTTTTTAGGATTAGATTTTGATGAATTAGAAAGTTTTACTACAATTCATAATTATATTAGTTATGAAGATAATCTTATCAGAAAAGGGGCTATATCCGCTAAAAAAGGTGAGAAAGTGCTTATTCCGATTAATATGAGGGACGGTTCTATTCTTGCAGTTGGGAAAGGTAATGAAGAGTGGAATTATTCAGCACCTCATGGAGCAGGGAGATTGTATTCAAGAGGTCATAGTAAAGAATTATTCAGCCTAGAAGAATATCAAGAAACCATGAAAGGAATCTATTCTACTTCTGTTAATCAATCAACTATTGACGAGGCACCTATGGCATATAAACCTATTGACGAAATTATAGAGAATACGAAGGAAACAATTGATATTATAGATATCATTAGACCTTTATATAATTTCAAAGCATAA
- a CDS encoding ribonuclease HII produces MNFKVGIDEVGVSSIAGPMVAALVVLPENHGIDRLPIDSKNLSDNEIIELAKQIKEKAMYFKIKEISAEEVDKHGVSKSMRKLWNRLAKHITRSRQSKFKVNYIPEITIILDGNQKMDWIERIPKVTHITEVSADAKHDCVSAASIIAKDYCDQKLREIDRLYPQYNFKQHKGYPTTEHIVKIKEVGLCKEHRFKIASNVVKDFKEENREIHLSEEQVKEKLTNIYLLDTHYNNLIGEWERNFCKLQFLTAVKNKKSLSPKVQFIINEIESKCFNNLKKLYKKNANKVLEELKISTQVIHYNNSLDEKDKLNIIYKNKKLYNLTPWENNFIENNYSRLYLSNYEFSEKIKLYITKTYEKYCTTKAS; encoded by the coding sequence ATGAATTTTAAAGTAGGTATTGATGAGGTGGGGGTTTCATCAATTGCGGGTCCAATGGTGGCTGCACTTGTTGTACTTCCAGAAAATCATGGAATAGATAGATTACCAATTGATAGCAAAAACTTATCTGATAATGAAATTATAGAATTAGCAAAACAAATTAAGGAAAAGGCCATGTATTTCAAGATTAAAGAAATTTCTGCTGAAGAAGTAGATAAGCATGGCGTTAGTAAATCTATGAGGAAACTTTGGAATAGGTTAGCAAAGCACATTACAAGAAGTAGACAAAGTAAATTTAAAGTGAACTATATTCCTGAAATAACAATTATATTAGATGGAAATCAAAAGATGGATTGGATTGAAAGAATTCCAAAGGTTACTCATATTACAGAGGTATCTGCTGATGCTAAACATGATTGTGTATCTGCTGCATCTATAATAGCCAAGGATTACTGTGATCAAAAATTGAGAGAAATAGATAGATTATATCCTCAATATAACTTTAAGCAACACAAAGGATATCCTACAACAGAACATATCGTAAAGATAAAAGAAGTTGGTCTTTGTAAGGAGCATAGATTTAAAATAGCAAGTAATGTAGTAAAAGATTTTAAAGAAGAAAATAGAGAGATTCATTTATCAGAAGAACAGGTGAAGGAAAAACTTACAAATATCTATTTATTAGATACACACTATAATAACTTGATTGGAGAATGGGAGAGAAACTTTTGTAAATTACAGTTTTTGACGGCAGTTAAAAATAAAAAAAGCCTATCTCCGAAAGTTCAGTTCATTATTAATGAAATTGAATCAAAGTGTTTTAATAATCTTAAAAAACTTTATAAAAAGAACGCAAATAAAGTCTTAGAGGAACTTAAAATCAGTACTCAAGTTATTCATTATAATAATTCTTTGGATGAAAAAGACAAATTAAATATAATATATAAAAATAAAAAACTATATAATTTAACACCATGGGAAAATAATTTTATTGAGAATAATTATAGTAGATTATATCTTTCTAATTATGAATTCTCCGAAAAGATTAAGTTATATATTACTAAAACTTATGAAAAATATTGCACGACAAAAGCCTCCTAA
- a CDS encoding zinc metallopeptidase, whose protein sequence is MSMIFVIVSICIMSIVTFTIINSYFNKIETNINLQDILQSLFLERNLDVKLLIKEKTRPYYDCGSKEMMISKGNTVKNIAEGFHELGHAIDDHNTKDQGLYSNLSYLIMKYSITMALILYYMQPMFVENKLLPCVVFAFCGISIFFFSVLLKEEIVATKYALKILSDTKILNGRLFRNTQTCLYNALTTYMVLLLISIIITVYQLIYVYGLFN, encoded by the coding sequence ATGAGCATGATTTTTGTTATAGTAAGTATATGCATTATGTCAATAGTCACATTTACTATTATAAATTCTTATTTTAATAAGATAGAAACAAATATTAATTTGCAAGATATTTTGCAATCATTGTTCTTAGAAAGAAATTTAGATGTGAAATTATTAATTAAAGAAAAGACTAGACCTTATTATGACTGTGGATCAAAAGAAATGATGATATCTAAAGGAAACACAGTTAAAAACATTGCAGAGGGTTTTCACGAACTTGGCCATGCAATAGATGATCATAATACCAAAGACCAAGGACTTTATTCTAATTTATCATATCTTATTATGAAATACAGTATTACAATGGCTCTTATTCTATATTACATGCAACCTATGTTTGTAGAAAATAAACTACTTCCCTGCGTAGTTTTTGCTTTTTGTGGAATATCTATATTCTTTTTTAGTGTTTTATTAAAAGAAGAAATAGTGGCCACGAAGTATGCCCTAAAAATTTTAAGTGATACAAAAATATTAAATGGTCGATTATTTAGGAACACACAGACCTGCTTATATAACGCATTAACTACTTATATGGTATTACTTTTGATATCCATAATTATTACAGTATATCAATTAATATATGTATATGGATTGTTTAATTAA
- a CDS encoding DUF5658 family protein: MSNQWFNNYKTNKFTHLLNVFKNPIYSIHSSIVVLYTLNVLDLIFTYNGLKKQYLIESNPIMNRIYQYNPFLFVLCKLLGVLLCIYPINLLYKKKKWVANSVLGLNIIYVYIFILHIYILISI; the protein is encoded by the coding sequence TTGTCAAATCAATGGTTTAATAATTATAAAACAAATAAATTTACACATCTTTTAAATGTCTTTAAAAACCCTATATATTCAATCCACAGTTCAATAGTAGTTTTATATACTCTTAATGTCTTAGATCTGATATTCACATATAATGGCCTTAAAAAGCAATATTTGATAGAGAGTAATCCTATAATGAACAGAATATATCAATATAACCCTTTTCTCTTTGTATTGTGTAAACTACTAGGTGTACTCTTATGTATTTATCCAATTAATCTCCTATATAAGAAGAAAAAATGGGTTGCAAACTCAGTCCTTGGATTAAATATAATTTATGTCTATATATTTATTCTGCATATATATATTCTTATATC